The Ziziphus jujuba cultivar Dongzao chromosome 1, ASM3175591v1 genome segment GTGGTAGTTAGTAGTAAATAAAGCAATTAATGTGGTTATAGAAAGACACTACACATCAATATGATACTCTGTATTTATATTTACtgatcaaaaaaatttatatgatccTCTATTAATTTTTGTAACAAAATGAATTCTTGGCTCGAGTGATCCCTATGGAAGTACTGAATTGGTAGTTCGGACCCTTTTCACATCAAAGTTCACTACTTAATGTAAAACTCACCATTTTTTTCTACCCGTTTTGTACATTAATATTTCGTTTGGCTACGCTTTTTGTGAGTTTACAGTTAGTTTGAAATGTCTGATGTTAGCTAGGCTGATTAAATACTATATGTGCTTTTCTTTATATTATAATTGCTTGTGTTATATGTACAATTAAGTTTGGTATTTAGacccttaaaattttttttttttatatttatagattattattgagtataatataaaaaattatttttaataaaaaaaataatataatatataaacacataTGCTTTATGTGTGTATAGATACACAtatatgcttaatttttttattattattattattattaccttgAAAAGTTTGCTTTTAAAAAGAGGATTGCAATCTCTTTTGtattttgaaaagttaaaacaaaGATCGATCAATTTGTTTGGTTtcctaaatatttaaaaaagcaaaattattttatattactttCGTTTGAGAGTAAGTTCCAAATCATAATGTTTTTATATGGAcaaatatgaatattattaataaaaaaaaataaagcatattGTTGGACAAGGTTATaaattctttttgtttattgtaTTGTAAGGACAAGTCGTGACATCAAAACCACTATTTTAGATAATAATTTTGAGTTTAAATATCCTTACCTTAgtgtaaaatagaaaaaataaatatttgtcatgtgaaaaatatgaaatttaaaataatgtgACATTGAGGGATGCTCATAACAGCTTGTTTCTTGCATTATTTGTTGCTATGGGATTAACAAATTATTCGCATATGGTTATATGTTCTGATCAATTAAGACTCAAAATTATAAAGCTTAATTATATATcaatcttttaattaattaatgcagtGAGTTGAAAGTTTGATAATGTGTGATATAATTTTCAggttatcatatatattattgcaAACGTGTGAATATACCTCACTACTAGATCTGATCTCGGAACCTGGTAATTCAACAtagtaaaagataaaaagatgaAATATATGTCTTATTACCAATAAGAGATATTCTAATATCGCTGATAATACAAAGGGAAAGCTTATTATATACAAGATGAGCATGCAAGTCAACCATTAAGGTgccgtatatatgtatataaatactaatttttgttattgtggTAAGTTTTACATATGTCGCTATCTTAACTAGTCCAGTCAGAGTTTGGCtcatcccaagatctaggtctCACACCTAGTTTAGAAAACACAACCAACTCCAATGCCTCAAAAATCTTGTGCCTATACAGAAACTTGTTCCAAACCCCACTTACGATGCAATAATTGTTGTTATAAGGCGGCCGGTGATGCGCTGCATGTTGCCACGGAGACACGAGCAGGCCGAGATCCTGCAGCGCCACCACCAGCTGCGGAAGCTGGTTCTTCGTGCCATGTGCCCAAGCATGAATTTGCTGGCTAAACATGACGAAACCGGACCAAACACCGACGAATCCGAGGATAGTCGGATTATCACAGAAAAGGTCGAAGGGAAGGACTGTAAAGGTGACAGCACGAGCAAGTTCATGCAAATTGTTGGCAAGCTCACGCCTTGTTATCGTCGATGGCAACTTATGGTGACCTCGAAATGCCTCGATTTGTGGTCCGAAAAATGGAGTAGTGGCACTTCCGTAATTATCAATGCCCCAGTGGTACAATCCTGATGCAAGGTCGGCTAGTAGGTAGCCGATCAAGCTTGGTAAAATGGGTTGGAGCCATATGTGGGAATTGGCTGCGCCAATTATGGACTTTGCCAGACATATGAGTAGAGTAACACAGCCAGTTGCCATCCATGCACGATGAGACCATGTTGAGCGAGTGGATTGGTCGTCCAGCCTCTGACGAGCATTGTCCGCAGATGCGACTTGCTGGTAATTATAAGGGTTAGGGTTAGGGTTAGGGTTAGGGTTAgtgtttggttttgttttggtaCGGACAGCAGGAAGATATGATGAGTCGACCGACATTGGAGGAGGATGAAGAGCAAGTAAAAAGAGAAACCTTAATATAAGAGCCAAATGGGATGCTTAATGTGTATATGAAAGACTGAAATACCAAAAATGGGTGGGATTTTTGGGAACGGAAAGATAAGTTCCAGCcaatgagatatatatatatatatattgtgggcATGGACAGcataaacattttctttttgaatatatttaaaaaaaaatagaatattgaTTGTAAGAGCTTAAgctattaaaatgtaaatttttattttatttatatattttttttaatattctctgtttcttttggatttttagaacttttttgaGCTTTTGAATTCAGAATCTTTTGATTTTCTAGTGCTgatatcatataaaattatcagCGATTTCATAAATTTAAGCCAATCAAAAAtgagttttcattttatttttatttttatttttattttttttaaaaaaattaaataaaataatattatattgactgtgattagaaaataataaaaaatatgtagaaCAAAAATTATATGTTGTATATACtttatctcatttttatttttatgtataaagCTAGTaattatacaaaatattataaaaaaatctgCGCCAGCTTCTACTTATACGTACAACcaaaatttgttaatatttgtTACGGGACATAGTTTCTCTCAGACCTATAACTAGATCTTCAATCAGTACTGCTTATGCAAAAAGATATTCTGGTCAGGTTGACGACTAGATCATTGAGAGTCcaagaaataattaacaatCCCAAACAAACTCTTCCAATAAAGGGTGAGATCACGATAAATAAGGAAGGACAAATTCCAATCCACGGGTCGTCAACATCAACCACCTACCGCCAAAGAAAAAATGAACATTACGTACTTGCAATATGTtccataaaaaaatagtaataagaaaaagaaaacgtgTTTGCAATAAATTTGTATGGTTTATAATTTTTGAGTAACGAGATTattaatcaatttcaaataaaatttatcttatttgattgaaataaaatttattttttatgattaataattaacattaaaaattatgattaaagatttaaaaagtaattaaatatgaattaaatttaataatctattaaaattctatttaaaaaataaattaattaaaaatgaatgattaataaatataattttaaaatttaacaaaattatgattaaagatttaaaaagtaattaaatatgaattaaatttaataatctattaaattctatttaaaaagtaaataaattaataattaataattaataaatataattttaaaatttaaccgatttaaaaatttaaaaaaaaaatttatacaatcAAAAGGCAgggaataaaaacaaagaaagatgcTTAGGATCAAGACCTATCACAAGGACCTCTCTCCTGAtccataattacaataaaagaGCTTGACAAAATGTTAGGGGACAGAAACCCCTCTTTACAAAATAGGGCCCATTGGCATAAAACATGGGAGAACTTATTAGCAGATCTAGcaatatatttaaaagaaacaaaatcaaagcCCTGCTCCAGTCTGCAAATGTTAGTCAAAAACATCTCCGCTGACTAATGAGGAAGATCTTCGCCGACTAATAAAGTTATAGttcatctacatacaaaaagAAGTATTCAACATATTTGCAAATAGTCTCTAATCCAAGTTTACAAGCGTAAGCTTGTTTAATcatattatatcattttatcaaaTACGATATgtcatttatattattttttagaattaatataattaaattttaaattgataacaattatcaaatcatttttcttattcaatatatttttagttttcttttaaaattattatatcatttattttatttaaatttttttttaagaataacaaacttaatatatatatatatatatatatttcatgtaaaaatatctttaaacgttattatatgttatatatcccatccaatatatatttatacaaataaataatacatactTTTAGCATTATCCTCTGATTTTTTACTttgattattcttttttctagTTCCCCTTCCCTTCTTTGTTAAGGGGATGCAGCTTTGTTcaccaaataaaaaagggaTGCGGCTTCAATGGAGGAATCGTAAAAGCGTTAAACGTACATTTCTTAATTGATTGATGATCAATTTGATGACAGAGTGGTAAAATAGACCACTCTTCACCAACCGTAAATGTGTTTTTACGGCTTATTATAGAAGCGTTAAACGGCTTCAAGTTTTGCccgaaaataataaacaataaaatagaCCGTCTTCACCAGCGGTAAATGTGTTTTTACGAGGAAAACAGCTGACGTGGAAACGTAAACATATCAGCCAATTGTCATTAAATGAAAAGTAGTACGGAGCCTTATAAATCGGGAATACTAGAAATATTTCCGTACCTAATATAGTATTGCTTCGGACATGAAAGCTTGTTATGTTAGAAAActgatttttagatttaaaataatatttcttaacaatatttctttttccaaatattttacAGCTTCATGCATGGCTAATAGAATAGCGTCCTTGCATACGAGAACTAGACCGTTGAAAAGGTAGAGGGGTTTTGTAGTAACAAACATCTCTAGTGTGACCAGGCCTTTTACATATTTGACAAATTGGTCGACCATTATTACCTCTGCATCTGCCAAAAGTAACCTCTAGCTACCCCGATGATTATAGCCTCCATTGTAAGTTCAATAAAATGGATTATTATGAGAAAATCGATGTTTGTTAGAGCCAGAGTACAGAATATTGGGTCCAGAATACTGATTCATGTCTCGATTCATATTACAGTTGACTGAAGGCTTTATTATTACTGGTATATTGATCGGTCCAAACTAAGTGATCGAGACTTCTTGTGAAATTGTGCGTGTGTTTAAGTATGAAATTGTCTTCTTATAATTTCATGATATTACTAGAGAATGGTGAAACAACAAGAAGTGTATACTTTGAATTTACCATTTTAAAGCCGTTCTGATACCATTTGAcggtaagaaaataataattaaaaaaaaaggggggcaagaaacagagagaaaagCCGATAGAGAGTTGCAGCTAATTTCTGATTAAGATTTTCCAATACTCGACTACAATTAGAGCTCAATTCAGTATTTATACACAGTATAATCAATGCAACTAATACAACAACTAGTCACATGCTTCTAACCTTCCAACAAAATAGGCTGTTGTCATTTAACGGTGTAATTGAAAACTACTGAGCTACAAGCTAACTGAAAGACTGCCGAGTTGACAATACTAAACTTAATTCACTACTTTAACTAAATTACCACTAATCCAAAACGTAAACCATTTGAAAGTTTGGTCatcctttattttatatcttttctctaacaatttttttttacatgtagATCATTTCTTGAAAGGTaggtcattatttattttatatcttcttttttttaacattcttttttacatatttttttttaaaattttaggtagaattattgaattttaaatttagaattttaaaattttttgacaatcatattaaattgaattatcattgattttaaaaaattaaggtaTCGAAAGAAGTGAACATTTTTTCTCCAACACTAACAAAGTACATAATGTAGCAAGTgcctcaaaaagaaaaaaaacagtgTACGTGGTAAGCAATTAATCGGTTAGAATATGAAGTTCTATTAATTTTTGTGAAAATGGTGGAACCAAAtgattgtatattttattttgtattttcattttcattttttcaataaaacgTGTTAAatgattattgttatattattgttgttagTATTATTATAAGTATTGGTATTGGTTTGAGTTTTttgtttatgcatttattcCTTCGATATGGAAAGAATTAATGGCTACGAAGTACCACTTCATGAAATGGGTTGGAAACGCTAGGTGGTGCCTTAATTTTTGTGAAGGCTGTGGCATTAGGTTAGTGGCATTTTTGCAAATAAGGaaagtggcattttcgtaaatttGATGACTGAGaggtaattttgttattttatggaaaagtatggcatttttgtaattaaaattcagtggtattttagtaatttggtagAAATAAGTGGCTTTTTGGTAATTTAAAATATGTGGCATTTTTGTAACTTTGAACAGTGGCATCAATgtaattttggttaaagttttggCATTTTAGTAATTTCAAGCAATGGCTTTTTTGTAAATATGAGAaatagtggcattttcgtaaatttgatgattgtgggtattttgtgaaaaataatggcattttgtaattttatgaaATGAGTGGCATTTTGGTAGTTTTGTAAAACTGAATggcatttttgtaattttgtaaatGTGGCATCAATGTAATTTTTGTGAAAGTTGTGCCATTAGTTTAGTGGCATTTTTGCAAATAAGAaaagtggcattttcgtaaatttGATTACTGGAGTGGCATTTTTGTAATGTTCATGTACAGTGGTATTTTAGTAATTTGGCAGAAATCTGTGGTTTTTGGGTAATTTAAAATACTGAGGCATTTTCGTAATTTTGGTAGTGGCAGTTTTGTAATTTAAGATGTTGTGGCATTTTTGTGAATTTCTGAATACGGGTACAGTTTTATGTAAATTTACAGATATGGATGGCATTTTGGTAGTTTTTGAAAACTCAAATCTAATTTCGTATTCGTAGAATCGGTGGCGTTTTCGTAATTTTGATTAAAACTGTAGCTTTCTGTAATTTTCAAGAAATTAGTGGCATGTTGGTAACTTTGTAAAAAATGGGTGGTGAAAGAAAGCATCTTTCGATGGGAAAATTTTCAAGTGCATTCAGTTGTCAGTACCACTTCCATTCATTTTAATGccatatggatttttttttcccccatatcAGAGAACAGAGTCACCCACAAAGAAAACTCTTTCTCTTCCCTCTCTTACAGACGTGAAGTTCTTTATCCCTCCTCACAAAtgcctctttttcttctcctctCGCTCCACTACTCCTTCTGTTCTTCcctaaataaaaaaacccattAGTAAGGGGACAAAATTCTCTTAATCTGGAAACAAAAATCTCCTTCAACTAAAACTTCTGCCTTCTACTTCTCATTCTCAAAGGTGGAACAATTAAATTAACCCAGTTGGgggaataattaaatcaattcaaaacaaacggaaaaattatgaagaaatagTAAGTTACAGCCCACACAtaccaatatacatatatatatattgttgacaAAGGGAGATGGTGAGATTTCTGATTTTTGTCGAGAAGAGAAAAGAGTGCTTCTGAGAAAGAGGGTTTCCTAGTTTgtgaaagagaaaagagaaagaacaaGGCAAATCGAAGAGGAACtcattttccaaatttaataGTGCAAATATTTGTCCtcaaatttaaagtttttggACTTGGGTTTGAgtttttcttgaaatttcaaTCCAAAGGGTGAAGAAATTGTTTGTGAGAGAGAAAGAACTTTTGCATATGTGAGAAAGGAAAGAGGGAGAGTTTTCTTTGTGAGTGATGAAAAACAGATTCCAATTGGCGTTAAGGAAGTCGGCCTGCCTCCGGcgttgtatttaatttttttcttttttgaatcttCAAGTGTATATAGCCGCTGGAGTTTTTCGATCCAAGAGCTTCATGTAACctaatttttgtatttgaaaCTGGAGATCGATAAAAGAtaaatgcatgcatgcatgcccaAATTGTTTTGAGAATAAACAATTCAAGCAGACTGCAAAGTGGTGCAAATGCAATGAGAAGGCCACAACGTACAGCTTCCAATTTTGTCGGATTAGAAGAAAGGTATGCATAGAATGGAGTTTCCTGGACGCAATTAACTAAAACCGTACCCCATACATATGGATGATAAAGTGCCCAACTCTGCCGCCTCACTACTACTACACACCACAGCAGCATTTTCTAGCCATACTCTGTTTCATATAAAATCAGTTAAGGTTTGACTTTGATATACATGTAGTTGATGTTCTAAATATGTTTTTAAGCGAGTGATTTCAAATGGAAGATTGTACAgtgtatataataattatagaaataaattgtaattctcctagtttggtaattttttatttttttatttttttggatatatttCAATTAGCATTGGTAGGtttctaaataaatttggtcCATGCTTGCATTTGGAATATGAATTCAAGTATAGAATATTATAAactttttggaaattaattttaagtttaattACGTTGCAATTGGTttcaattaaaggaaaaaaaaaaagaattacttTGTCGTTATCAAATGAAATCAACTAATTAATAACTTATAGGAAAGGATATTCCgacgaaaaaaataataataataattatgtgaAAGGATGCATGAAAAACTACACGTCGTTTGGATAGAGCGCAAAACAATAAACGGTATCACTCATATGCGTCCAGGAAAGTCAAAACGACTATCGTATGCGCAAAAGAAACTAAAGTTCAATGTTGGAGAGGAGCGGAAGATAGATTAACACAGGGCCTCTCTTCTTGAGTTTCGCAAGCAAAATCCATGGCTTCCTCTGCATCTGTGCTCTGCACAACCGCCATTGTCATCGTCCTCTTGGCGCCTCAACTGCTGCTTGCTGTAAAATTACCATTTCATCCCCGGGACGTGCTTCCTCTCTTACCCAGACACATTTCATGGCCAGTCCTCAACTCCCTTCACGGCGCTGTCGACCTTCTTCCCAGTTTCGTTGGCTCTGCGTCGTCTCCAGACGATGCTCTGGAGTGGAAAGGAGCTTGCTTTTACGAGAATACTGCTTGGATGGAGTTCCACAACAAGACCGGAAGTGAATTTGGTGGTGGCACACTTCATATCAAGGTTTtcttgagaaaataaataaaataaaataaaaatttgatttgagaTTGTTGggatttgttttcattttttattttttattttttagcgtTTCTTTTAGCAATTTGAGTTCTTGGTTATCTAAGTTGATTTTTGCTATGTTCCATTTTCAAATCTTAGTTTTCTTAGTTTAGTCGATTCTAGTTTGATTTTGTGGAAGATTGGAGATTTGCATATTTAATATTGGAATTTGTGAACTTAATtgctaattttcaatttatacgGGTTTTCTTTTGATGAGTAATTTGAGGTTTGTGGTCTATCAGATACCGCCATTGATTTTAATTGGGTTTGGTCGTAGCTACTCTATTTACAAAATTATAGACATTTTGAGTATAGAATTCCAAATGCATTATCGGTTTCCGGGgcgtctttttcctttttgaatgtGGCTTTTTCCTTGGTTCTTTTGCTTATTAATATGTCATGGAAAGCGGAGTTCagaatttaaattaaagaaatttccTCAACGGTTTTTTATGTTGGGGATGTGAAGTGTGTCACTTCATATGATCCTGTTAAACTCAATAATGCTTAGCAGCTTTGTATCTTGTGATATTGCTACAGTGGTTTATAAATTTACCAGCATGGTCTGTTTGTTTACGAggcaaaatcaaattattacaATTCGAACTTCTAAATTGCAATGACTTAGAAGTCTTAACTAATCCAGGTTAGCAAAGCTCATAGTTGGACATGTATGGATATATACCTCTTTGCAACTCCATACCGGGTAACATGGGATTACTACTTCCTGTCTCGGGAGCATACGCTTGAGTTTGAAGAATGGGAAGGGAAAGCTGAGTATGAGTATGTAAGTTGGCAGTTTTTGTAACTCAAAATTCACTAGGTTTGTTTTGAAGAATGAATGTTTGTGTAATGTAACCTGTTCCTTCCACATATCAGGTGAAACAAAAGGGTGTTTCCATTTTTCTGATGCAAGCAGGGATGCTGGGAACTCTTCAAGCATTATGGGATGTCTTCCCGTTATTCACAAATACTGGATGGGGTGAGAATTCGAACATTGGGTTTCTCAAGAAACACATGGGAGCTTCATTTGATCAACGTCCTCAGCCATGGGTAACAAACATCAGTGTTGATGATATTCACTCTGGAGACTTCCTTGCAATATCAAAGATACGTGGGCGATGGGGTGGGTTTGAGACTCTTGAGAAGTGGGTTACTGGAGCTTATGCTGGTCATACTGCTATTTGCTTAAAAGATTCTGAAGGCAATTTATGGGTTGGTGAATCAGGACATGAGAATGAGGAGGTAAACTCATTATACTAGCTAAATGTTATACAAAAAAGCAGTTACTTCTAGTTTCTAGATATAAtcattaatcattttatttattcaggAACTGCATGGTatcacctttattagttttgattAGGTATTTAGTATATGTACCTTTCAGTATTTAGTCTGGATATATATGATTAGCTTGCACTCACGTTGCCCA includes the following:
- the LOC107431800 gene encoding fatty acid desaturase 4, chloroplastic → MSVDSSYLPAVRTKTKPNTNPNPNPNPNPYNYQQVASADNARQRLDDQSTRSTWSHRAWMATGCVTLLICLAKSIIGAANSHIWLQPILPSLIGYLLADLASGLYHWGIDNYGSATTPFFGPQIEAFRGHHKLPSTITRRELANNLHELARAVTFTVLPFDLFCDNPTILGFVGVWSGFVMFSQQIHAWAHGTKNQLPQLVVALQDLGLLVSPWQHAAHHRPPYNNNYCIVSGVWNKFLYRHKIFEALELVVFSKLGVRPRSWDEPNSDWTS
- the LOC107431793 gene encoding uncharacterized protein LOC107431793, which translates into the protein MASSASVLCTTAIVIVLLAPQLLLAVKLPFHPRDVLPLLPRHISWPVLNSLHGAVDLLPSFVGSASSPDDALEWKGACFYENTAWMEFHNKTGSEFGGGTLHIKVSKAHSWTCMDIYLFATPYRVTWDYYFLSREHTLEFEEWEGKAEYEYVKQKGVSIFLMQAGMLGTLQALWDVFPLFTNTGWGENSNIGFLKKHMGASFDQRPQPWVTNISVDDIHSGDFLAISKIRGRWGGFETLEKWVTGAYAGHTAICLKDSEGNLWVGESGHENEEGEDIIAVLPWDEWWEFELNNDDSNPHIALLPLHPDMRAKFNETAAWEYAKSMAGKPYGYHNMIFSWIDTIDKNFPPPLDAHLVASVMTIWNHVQPDYAANMWNEALNKRLGTQGLDLPNILVEIEKRGSSFDELLTIPEKDDWIYSDGKSTSCVAFVLEMYKEAGLFDSVAKSIQVTEFTIKDAYMLKFFESNSSRLPKWCNEGDKVELPFCQIRGKYRMELPGYNTMEPYPNMNERCPSLPPDYFRPQNC